A region of Anolis sagrei isolate rAnoSag1 chromosome 2, rAnoSag1.mat, whole genome shotgun sequence DNA encodes the following proteins:
- the LOC132768296 gene encoding aquaporin-6-like yields MWRELLSIPFYRGVFTELLVTAIYVFFGVGSVLSWPEPPSILQSAITFNLVAATTVQIAWHASGAYINPAVTLAFLLGSRISLVKAICYMVAQLAGGILGAAILYAVTPATVRGNLGINMVSSNISAGQAVAVELILTLQLVLCYFASTDSQRSTGTPAIIIGISVALGQVIGRYFTSCSMNPARSFGPAVIVGKFPQHWIFWVGPLAGAVLASLLYNFVLYHDPKTLSQRLAILKGSYDGEELENKTERPKESISLPSLSLVHRL; encoded by the exons ATGTGGAGGGAACTGCTTTCAATACCCTTCTACCGGGGTGTCTTCACAGAGCTTCTGGTCACCGCCATCTACGTCTTCTTCGGTGTGGGCTCTGTGCTGAGCTGGCCGGAGCCCCCGTCCATCCTGCAGAGCGCCATCACCTTCAACCTGGTTGCTGCCACCACCGTCCAGATTGCCTGGCATGCCAGTGGGGCCTACATCAACCCAGCAGTGACATTGGCCTTCCTTCTGGGCTCTCGCATTTCCCTGGTGAAGGCCATCTGCTACATGGTTGCCCAGCTGGCTGGAGGGATTCTTGGGGCAGCTATCCTGTATGCGGTCACTCCAGCTACCGTCCGGGGAAATTTAGGCATCAACATG GTCAGCAGCAACATCTCTGCTGGACAAGCTGTCGCCGTTGAGCTCATTTTGACCCTGCAGTTGGTTCTCTGCTACTTTGCATCCACTGATAGTCAGCGAAGCACCGGCACTCCTGCTATCATCATTGGCATATCTGTTGCTCTGGGGCAAGTAATTGGG CGCTATTTCACCAGCTGCTCCATGAATCCAGCTAGATCCTTTGGCCCTGCAGTAATTGTTGGGAAGTTTCCTCAGCACTGG aTATTCTGGGTGGGTCCCTTGGCTGGGGCTGTCCTGGCATCACTGCTTTACAACTTTGTCCTTTACCATGACCCAAAGACTTTGTCCCAACGACTGGCTATTCTCAAGGGCAGCTATGATGGAGAAGAGCTGGAGAACAAGACCGAGCGGCCGAAAGAATCCATATCTTTACCCAGCCTCAGCCTTGTACATAGACTATAG